DNA sequence from the Triticum urartu cultivar G1812 unplaced genomic scaffold, Tu2.1 TuUngrouped_contig_8406, whole genome shotgun sequence genome:
ATGCGGAGATAAGATTGCTAGGTGACCAGAGGGAGTTCATAAGTGCCTCCGCGGCACTCGACTCATCTGGGAATTCACCTCGACTCGACCCGCTCAACCTCGACcgattcgggggctaatgacgaggACATGTATTGGGGGTAGGGTAACTGGCCTGACCTAAAGGCCCTACCCATGGACACTGTATACTCTATACTGGGCCCCTGGGAACATAAGgggtgagggggtggcgcactctatataagccacccccaccactagactAGCCCCCACCACTAGACTAGGGGGCTTTTTTTTCTGCcacctctctctctttctcaccATTAGTCTCAGGACATAGCTCAGGCATGGAGATCCgctctcccctctctctctctctcaaacacacattgtaatctccggatacatactcagataaaacaaagcctctctggagcacgagacgtagggttgttatctccaccgtgagaggcccgaactcgctaaaaccaccgtgtcacccatttgcatctcgatagatcatgctcctttATCCTACCCCCCTCTTATTGTCGGAATCGTTCCCACGACAAGCACCATGGggtatctccttgtatatcccttgtgacctcatccatcaccaaagaaaaaagataagggctcaaagctgaccctTGATGCGGTCCTATTTTAATCAGGAAGTCATCAGTGTCGGTGTCGccatcacttgttcgaacacttgtcacaacattatcgccttgatgagggtaatgtactttgttGGGACTTTATGCTTCTCCAAGGCTCACCACATAACATTCTGCAGTATCTTATCgtaggccttctccaagtcaatgaacaccatatgcaggTCCTTCCtttgctccctatatctctccataagttgttGTACCAAGAAGATGGCTTCCATGGTtgacctcccaggcatgaaaccaaactgatttttggtcgTGTGTGTCATTCTTCAATGTGCTCAATAACTTTCTCCgatagcttcattgtatggctcatcagcttaattcAACAGTAATTAGTACAACTTTGAGCAccccccttgttcttgaagatcgGTAGTAATATACTCCGCCACCATTCCTATGGCATCTTGTTAGCCCGAAAGATGAGTTTGAAAAGCTTAGTTAGCCATATTATTGCTATGCCTTCGAGGCCTCTCtacacctcaatggggatacaatcagggcccatcgccttgccttctttcatcctttttaaagcctccCTGACCTCAGACTCCTGAATTCGCTGCACAAAACACCTGCTAGTACCATCAAAGGAGTCGTCCAGTTCAATGGTAGAGCTCTCATTCTCTCCATTGAACAGCTTGTcgccatctatgcttaatctcctcgtccttcaccagGAGTGGGTCTGCTCCatccttgatgcatttgacttggtCGACATCCCTCGTCTTCCTCTTATAGATGTCCCTTTTGCCTTCCTTTGTGTGTAGAGGTCCTCATACGCCTGACCCTTTGCTTCACCTCACAGCTCGCATTGCGGCCTTCTTTGCCACcttgtacttctctatgttgtctgcactcctagctaggtgtagtcgtctgaaaCAATCCTTCTTCTCCTTAGTAGCCTTCTGGACATCATCATTCCACAACCAGGTATCTTTAGCTTCGCTTCTACACTCCAAACTCCTCTGAAGCCACCTTATGAATgcaagtcgccatcttcatccacaTATTGTCTGCATCAcctccttcctcccaagggcCCTCCTTAATGACCCTCTCCTTGAAAGCCTAAGTtacctcccccttgagcttccaACACTTTGTTCTAGAGACTTTGGCGCCCTTATCCCGTTGGACACGAATCCGAAAGCAGAAGTCAGCCACCTCAAGCTTATGCTGAGGGACAACACTCTCCAGATATCACCACAAGCTTACGCCTGTCTtcttttcttgagaggatgaaaTCAGTCTGGCCAGAGTGTTGACCACTACTAGAAGTCACTAGATGCGATTCTCTCTTTTTAAAAGAGGGTGTTAGCTACAATCATGTCGTAGGCTAGAGCAAAGCTCAAAGGCATCTCCTCCTTGATTCCTGATGCCATAGCCAAAGCCCCCATGCACCCCTTCAAAACCTGTGTTAGATGTACCCACGTGGCCATTGAGGTctcctcctatgaagagcttctcGCCAATAGGTACACTCCTAACCATGTCCTTGGGGCCTTCCCAGAACTCCCTTTTGGTGTTCTCATTGTGGCCTACTTGCGGGGCATACACGCTAATAACATTGGGAACTAAGTCCCCAACTACCAGCTTGACCAGAATAACCCAGTCCCCACACCTCTTGACTCTACCACtccatacttgaggctcttgttgatCAAGATACCAATTTCATTTCTGTTTACAGTTGTCCCCATGTACCACAGCTTTAAGCCAgtatcctccacctccttcgccttctgtcccctccatttggtttcttggaCGCAAAGGATAACAGCAGCTCTCCTTACTGCTGTATCAACTAGCTCCCATAGCTTACCTGTCAGGGACTCTACATTCCAGCTACCTGAGCGGGTCCTCCTAGGCTGGGCTAGCTTCCTTGCCCTTCACACTCGTCAAGTCAAATGCTAAGACCCTTGCTCATTTTTCACTACACCGGGCATCGATGTAGCGCACCACTAAGGATGTGACGACCTGATCCTTGCTCAATTGTCACCATATCCAGATCAAGATTCGGCACGCCAACAAGGGGGTGACGGCCCGGCCCTTGCCCATTTGACAGCACACCCGGGTTCCGATATGGCGCGTCGTCAGCCTATCACAACCCTCCTCCTTCACCCGGGCTTGGGACTGGCTATGTTGAGACGACATAGGAGCAATAAAATAAACAAAATTTTACAGGCCTTAGAGCTTCCACACCAGGGACCAGCACTCTACCCTTGTTGAGGGTGAATGCCATGTCCCTGGTCTTCAAGTCCTCTGCCCAATATATATTGTTGTGGATCAAGGTCCATAACAGGCCCACATGATGATGAACAAATATTTAAGGAAATCAGATGAGATCCTTCCTAATGTAATTCACACTGCTTCACACATAACCCAAACATTTTAGTGAAGATCCTATCATGAATACAACAAACACGTGAAACTTTAATATAAAGATATCTTGTTAAGTATGCATAAAGTAAGAGCACATGGAGACAAAGGTTGCACTTACCATGAGAAACTGTCAAAGAATTAATTGACTTTTTCGAAGCTTTTAATGTGTCTTTGGATTTTCCAGTCCAAGTATCCAATTCACATATAACTCCATCCCTGCTAGCAGTAATAAGAACACACCCTTGTTTCGAAAAGTGAAGAGAAATGACCTTGCTAGTAGGAAGAGAAAGGCATGTTAGTAGGCATCAATGTTTTCACAGTGAAGTCATTCTAAAGATATCTTGAACTAGCTGATGTTTTCTTACAGAATGCAGTTTCTATCAGGTTTTCTTTGGAACCACATAGAGTCAGCTTATGACCTAAAAAAACTAAAGTGGCTTAAAAAGTTAAAATTTTAGCATATGGGCTATAGCCTTGATCGTGGCAACGGAATTAAGCTCATGTTGCATGTGTAAGTATGACCAACTTGACCTTCTCATTATTGAGTTCAAAAGAACAAAAAATAATAATTGAAGAACAGATTCATCCATGCTTGGACAGTTGGACTTAGGTGAGAAACTGAGCTTCAGCATCTCAGAATGAAGAAGGAAACAGAAACTTATGAATAGGCCAAAAGAATATGTGGCTAGAAGATAGTGTATAGCCCTTCA
Encoded proteins:
- the LOC125531922 gene encoding uncharacterized protein LOC125531922 isoform X1 — its product is MAATPPPPDAFAFSSDGELFAAVSGRRIQVWSTREGQKIAGWTDPIAAHDDSYSCIACSSVQKKHKKDGDLIVVAVGTANGVVLALDSTGVIWKSACHTGKVISLHFSKQGCVLITASRDGVICELDTWTGKSKDTLKASKKSINSLTVSHGKCNLCLHVLLLYAYLTRYLYIKVSRVCCIHDRIFTKMFGLCVKQCELH